The following are from one region of the Nicotiana tomentosiformis chromosome 7, ASM39032v3, whole genome shotgun sequence genome:
- the LOC138896203 gene encoding uncharacterized protein: MSDDEQRRLERFGRLQPPSFSGTEAEDAQGFLDKCHRILRTAVLWGCLQLVGLPSAAQAHVVPVMSDDEQRRLESWWEAYEMRRPVGTAPLTWEGFPVLFLEKFVSQSRREELRRQFEQLHQDDLSVTHYEMRFSELALHAVLLVPTNRERIRRFIDGLTYQLQFLMTR; encoded by the exons ATGTCTGATGATGAGCAGcggagattggagaggtttgggagactccagcctccatctttcagtggtacagaggcggaggatgcccagggtttcttggacaagtGTCATAGGATTCTTCGTACAGCAG ttctctggggctgccttcagttggtggggcTGCCTTcagctgctcaggcccatgtggttcctgttatgtctgatgatgagcagcggagattggagag ttggtgggaggcttatgaaatgcgtaggccggtcggcacagcaccacttacatgggaGGGGTTTCCTGtcctcttcttggagaagttcgtgtctcagtcccgtagagaggaactgcgcaggcagtttgagcaacttcatcaGGATGATCTGTCTGTGACACattacgagatgaggttttctgagttggctcttCATGCAGTCTtgttggttcccactaatagggagaggattaggaggttcattgatggactcacgtATCAGCTGCAGTTTCTTATGACTAGGTAG